The genomic interval CCGTCCTCAATCATTGGCGGCAGGCGTGCCTGACGCGTGCGACCGCCGCCGCGCCACGTCGGTGGCCACATACAGTGCCGTCCGGAGGCTATCGGGCTGAGCCTTGCCCTTGCCGGCTATGTCAAATGCGGTTCCGTGATCCGGAGAAGTGCGGATGATCGGAAGACCCGCCGTGAAGTTCACCCCGCTATTGAACGTCAACGTCTTGAACGGGACAAGTCCCTGATCGTGATACATCGCAAGTACCGCGTCCGTCGACATATACGCGCGGGTGCCGAAAAACCCGTCCGCTGCGTGGGGCCCAAAAACCAGATAGCCCTCCGCGATCGCCTTCTCGATGGCCGGAATGATCGTCTCTTTTTCCTCGCGTCCGAGGACTCCTCCCTCGCCGGCATGAGGATTCAGTCCCAGAATTGAAATCTTGGGCCGCTCTACGCCGAAATCCGTTTTCAAGCTCGCTGAAATAACCCGGATCTTCTCCAGAATCGACTCCTGCGTGATATTTTCCGGTACATCTCCAACCGGGAGATGCGCCGTGACGAGACCGATCCGGAGATTGTCCGACACCATCATCATTGTGAAGCTCTCGGTACCGGTCAGGCTCGCGATGTATTCCGTGTGACCCGGAAAGCTGAAGCCGGCCAGATGAATCGCCTCCTTCGAGATCGGCGCCGTCACCATGGCGTCCGCTTCACCACCGAGGCAAAGACGCACGGCACGTTCGACAGACAGCATGGCCAGACGGCCCGATGTCGCCGTAACTTTTCCAAACTCGACGGTCGGTTTCTCTTCCGGAACCACATCGAGAACAGTGATCCGTCCGCTGGTGTCCGGATGGACGGACAGACTGAAGTCGCGGAGGCCCAGGTTGTCCATGTGTTGTCGAACAACCGCTGCGGAGCCGACTACAAAGGCATCGATGTAGCGGCCGAGTCGAGCATCGGAGAGCGAGCGAATGATCACCTCCGGCCCGATGCCGTTCGAGTCGCCCATCGTCACGGCGATCCGTGGTCGATCTGCCTGTTCAGCGCTGATTTCTTTTCTCTTCAGCACGGCCTTAACTAC from Rhodothermales bacterium carries:
- the pdxA gene encoding 4-hydroxythreonine-4-phosphate dehydrogenase PdxA, whose translation is MGDSNGIGPEVIIRSLSDARLGRYIDAFVVGSAAVVRQHMDNLGLRDFSLSVHPDTSGRITVLDVVPEEKPTVEFGKVTATSGRLAMLSVERAVRLCLGGEADAMVTAPISKEAIHLAGFSFPGHTEYIASLTGTESFTMMMVSDNLRIGLVTAHLPVGDVPENITQESILEKIRVISASLKTDFGVERPKISILGLNPHAGEGGVLGREEKETIIPAIEKAIAEGYLVFGPHAADGFFGTRAYMSTDAVLAMYHDQGLVPFKTLTFNSGVNFTAGLPIIRTSPDHGTAFDIAGKGKAQPDSLRTALYVATDVARRRSHASGTPAAND